DNA sequence from the Paenibacillus azoreducens genome:
ATTCCGTCCGTAAGGGAGCTTGCGGCGGACCTGCAAATTAATCCGAATACGGTCCAGCGGACGTTTCAGGAGTTGGAACGCGAGGAAGTCGTGGAGACAAAACGCGGACTGGGAAGATATGTGACAAGCGAGGAATCCAAAATTATGACGATTAAAAAGGAAATGGCGGGAGATTTGCTGCACCAATTCATTCATGGCATGCAGGAACTGGGGTTTAGAAATCAGGATATCGTCACCATCGTTAAGGAAGCGGTGGCTGCCGATGCCGGGAACGGCCTGGAACGGAAGGGGGAAAATGCAGATGGAAACGCTGCTGAAAGTTAAGTCCCTGTCCAAACGATACGGCTCCAAGCAGGCGCTGGACCAGGTCAGCTTTGAGATCGGAATGGGCAAAATTATCGGTTTGCTCGGCCCAAACGGAAGCGGCAAAAGCACGATGATGCAAGTTATTGCCGGCCTCACTCCCGCTACAGCCGGAGAGGTTTCTGTCATGGGCAAACCCGTCGGCCTAGAAACGAAAAAACTCATTTCCTATATGCCCGACCGTCCGATGACCGAAAGTTGGATGAAGGTGAAGGACGCCGTTGCCTTTTACAAGGATTTTTATGCAGACTTTGATGGGGAAAAGGCGCGTGAAATGCTGGATTTTATGAATTTGGACGAAAAGAGCTCAGTCAGCGCATTATCCAAAGGCATGAATGAACGTCTGCAACTTACGTTGGCCCTTTCGCGCCAAGTCAATCTCTATTTGCTGGATGAACCGATCGGCGGGGTGGATCCCGTGGCCCGGGGTAAAATTCTGGATGCCATCGTGCGTTTTTACAGCGAGGACAGCAGTCTCGTCATCTGCACCCATCTGGTCCGGGATATGGAGCGGATTTTCGATGAAGTGATGTTTCTGAACAATGGAAGCATCACGCTGCACGAGGAAGTGGAAGATCTCCGCATCAAGCATGGAAGGAGCGTCGACGAGATGTTTAAAGAGGTGTTTGGCGAATGATCAAGCTGCTGAAATACGATCTGAGGCGTAACGCGAATCTATTGTTCGGTGTTATGGCTGTGCTGATCCTTGCGGAACTGGCATTGATCTTCTGGACTACGCTAGCGCTGCAATTAAGAATTGGATTAGGCATATTCTTTTTCGGCTTGGCCGGAGCCGTCCTCACGATTAACAATATGAAGGTGTTCGATTATAACATCCATTCGGTGAGTCGAAGGCTTCTTCCTGTCCGCTCCTTGTCCTATGTTTGGTCGTCCCTTGTTTACGGTTTGCTGAATAATTTGGTGGTGCTCCTGATTGGCGTCGGATTCGGGTTTTATTGGTACTCACAGGACAACAGTGAGCTTTGGAGCGGTTCCGGTCTTTCGTTTTATTTCTGGTCTATGGTGTCGGCAGAGGTTGTATTTTCGGTTTTATTTGCATATTTGTTGCTGTACATGATCATCGCTTTGGCGAGAAGCATAACGAAAAAAGGCGTTTTCTGGGTCGGGCTTCTCCTGTACATGGTTATAGCGATTGCGATAGACTGGATTGATAGGGTTCTGTTTGATTCGAATCGCGGCCAGCCGCTTTTTTTGGTAAATATCTTTAGAGCGCAGGATGGAGCACTACCGAATACTTCCACGAACTCGGTTTTGCTTACGTACGGGCAAATTGCATTTTACTTGCTGCTCTGCATTGTCTTTCTTTTCGTCATCAAGTGGTGCGTCGAGAAAAGAATTGAAGCCGAATAAGCATATGCAAGTTAGAGCCTACTGTGGCCCGCATTAAGTTCACCCCTTAGAATATACATTGGAAAAAACCTTGGTTAATCCGATGAAATCTAAGGGGTGTATTTTTTATGATGATCGGATGTTAAGTTTCCAGCGGTAGGTGAAAACTTTCTGCTCGCAAGAAAAGCCTCATCTTACGCAGGGGCATTCATCGTGGAAAGGGCTCCGAATGGAAGCTTTTCTTAAGATTATAAAATTTATAGTTTTAAGCGGAGCTTAAGTATTCTATAATCGCAAGAAAAACATCCGCTAAATACGGTCTGTCTTCTTAGAAAGTACGTCGATAGACGTTTTTCTTATGGAAGTTGAAGGACGGAAGTTTGTTTTCTTTATGCCAACTGTTTTCTAACGGACACCACGGCCGCTAAATGGCCCAAAACAGCTACTTTATAAATGTAACGGACACCACAGCGCTTAATTGCCCCAAAACAACGTCAAAAGGGCCTTTTTCACAAAATAACAGCATCTGTGTCCGTTAGAAATCAAAATGCGCGAAATTGGCCTCAATAGCGGCCGCTGTGTCCGTTAGAGATTTAGCTGCAACTGTGCCCGTTAAAAATCATAATGCTCGAAATCGACCTTCATAGCTGCCGATGTATCTCTTAAAGTTTCACACTGGTATATGATAATACGGCAAACGCATAGTTTCGCGAAAGCCAAGTTTTTTGGCCAAATTTACTGAGGCCGTGTTTTCAAGACGGCATGACCACACGGGCTCTAAACCATTTACAAGGCAATAATTGATAAGTGTTATGCATGCAATGCGGGCTAACCCTTTACCTCGATGTTTTTCTGCCGTTTCGATACCGATTTCCAGTTTTCCATCATGCACAAAGGCTGCGAAAGCTGTGGTGGCTGGTTCATTATCAACCTTGACAGTAAAACTGATTGCTGTCTGCAAAAACTGTTGTTCATCACGCCAAAAAGCTTTGGGAATGACTGAGCCTTCAATGTTTGCATACATATCAACTGAAGAAGGGACAACGGTATAATTGTCCAAAGATATAAGCGAATTGTTGTGTTCATACGCGTCTTTATCAAAAGAAAAATTAAGACGAGTATAAAGTGTTGCTTGATTGTTATGAACCAATTTTTCAAGTTGGGTTTCCCAAGTGCGGGGAAATGCCTGCAGCCATTCATCCATATTCCTTGGTTCAGTTTTTTGTATAAAGTAGTCCCAAAGTTCATCGTTAAACTGTTCATTATCGGCATCCCCAAAAAGCAGCGACATCCCATAAGCATGAATAACATAAAATGACGTCGGATCGTATGCCGAATCGGCAAAAACTTTACCGCCGGCATGACCGGCAAGCACAGAGCGCACAAACAACGTATTGCAATCCACTTGGTTTAATGGATTCAAAAGCATTTTATATTGACTTTCA
Encoded proteins:
- a CDS encoding ABC transporter ATP-binding protein, whose amino-acid sequence is METLLKVKSLSKRYGSKQALDQVSFEIGMGKIIGLLGPNGSGKSTMMQVIAGLTPATAGEVSVMGKPVGLETKKLISYMPDRPMTESWMKVKDAVAFYKDFYADFDGEKAREMLDFMNLDEKSSVSALSKGMNERLQLTLALSRQVNLYLLDEPIGGVDPVARGKILDAIVRFYSEDSSLVICTHLVRDMERIFDEVMFLNNGSITLHEEVEDLRIKHGRSVDEMFKEVFGE
- a CDS encoding GntR family transcriptional regulator, whose translation is MSIEFDNNLPIYLQIMNHIKKQIVSGLLQPGDKIPSVRELAADLQINPNTVQRTFQELEREEVVETKRGLGRYVTSEESKIMTIKKEMAGDLLHQFIHGMQELGFRNQDIVTIVKEAVAADAGNGLERKGENADGNAAES
- a CDS encoding GNAT family N-acetyltransferase yields the protein MIQLDESQYKMLLNPLNQVDCNTLFVRSVLAGHAGGKVFADSAYDPTSFYVIHAYGMSLLFGDADNEQFNDELWDYFIQKTEPRNMDEWLQAFPRTWETQLEKLVHNNQATLYTRLNFSFDKDAYEHNNSLISLDNYTVVPSSVDMYANIEGSVIPKAFWRDEQQFLQTAISFTVKVDNEPATTAFAAFVHDGKLEIGIETAEKHRGKGLARIACITLINYCLVNGLEPVWSCRLENTASVNLAKKLGFRETMRLPYYHIPV